TGGCCCGGCGCGACCTCGCGTTCCTGCTCCACGAGTGGCTCGACGTGGCGTCGCTGTGCTCGCGGGAGCGGTACGCCGAGCACAGCCGCGAGACCTTCGACGCGGTCCTCGACCTGTCCGCCGAGCTGGCCGCCGAGCACTTCGCGCCCCACAACGCGCTCAGCGACGCCCACGAGCCGCAGTTCGACGGCGAGACGGTGACGATCGTGCCCGAGGTCGGCGCGGCGGTGCGGGCCTTCGCGCAGGCCGGGCTGGTGTCGGCGGCGATGGACGAGTCGGTCGGCGGCGGCCAGCTGCCGCACGTCGTCCAGCAGGCCTGCTTCGCCTGGTTCCAGGCGGCCAACGTGTCGACGTCGGGCTACTCGATGCTGACGATGGCCAACGCCAACCTGCTGCTCGCCCACGCCTCGCCCGAGCAGGTCGCCCGGTTCGTGCCGCCGATGCTCGACGGACGCTGGTTCGGGACCATGTGCCTCTCCGAGCCGCAGGCCGGCTCGTCGCTCGCCGACGTCGCGACCCGCGCCGTGCGGCAGGCCGACGGCACCTTCCGCCTGTTCGGCAACAAGATGTGGATCTCGGGCGGCGACCACGAGCTGGGGGAGAACATCGTCCACCTCGTCCTCGCCCGGGCCGAGGGCGCGCCCCCGGGGGTGAAGGGACTCTCGCTGTTCGCGACGCCGAAGTACGTCGTCGACGCCTCCGGCGAGAGGGGAGAGCGCAACGACGTCTCCCTGGCCGGGCTCAACCACAAGATGGGCTTCCGCGGCACCGTCAACACGGTGCTCAACTTCGGCGAGGGCCGGCACCTCCCGGGTGGCGCGCCGGGCGCCGTCGGCGAGCTCGTCGGCGAGGAGGGCCGCGGCCTCGCGGTCATGTTCCACATGATGAACGAGGCCCGGATCGGGGTGGGCGCGGGCGCGGTCGCCCTCGGCTACACCGGCTACCTGCGTGCGCTCGCCTACGCGCGGGAGCGGGTCCAGGGCCGACCGCTCGACGGCAAGGACCCGGCCGCACCACCGGTGCCGATCGCCGAGCACGCCGACGTGCGCCGGATGCTGCTGGCCTCCAAGTCCTACGTCGAGGGCGGACTCGCGCTCGTGCTGAAGGCCGCGCACCTGCTCGACGACCAGCACACCCACCCGTCCGCCGAGGTCCGGGAGCGGGCGGGCGCGCTGCTCGACGTACTGACCCCGGTCGTCAAGAGCTGGCCCTCCCAGTGGTGCCTGGCGGCCAACGACCTGGCGATCCAGGTGCACGGCGGCTACGGCTACACGCGGGAGTACGGCGTCGAGCAGCTCTACCGCGACAACCGGCTCAATCCGATCCACGAGGGCACCCACGGCATCCAGGCGCTCGACCTGCTCGGGCGCAAGCTGGTCCAGGCCCGGGGGACCGGCCTGCAGCTGCTGCTGGAGGCCGTCCGGGAGAGCGTCGACCGGGCCCGGGGGACGGGCGACGCGGTGCTCACGTCGTACGCCGACCGGGTCTCGGCCACCGCCGACCGCTTCGCCACGGCCGTGGCCGCGGCGTGGGAGTCCGGTGACCCCCGCGCCTCCCTCGTCAACGCGACGACCGCCCTCGAGGCGGCCGGTCACGTCGTCGTCGCCTGGACCTGGCTCGACCAGCTGGTGGCAGTCGGCGACCGCGAGGGTGCGTTCTACGACGGCAAGCGCGCGGCGGGCCGGTACTTCCTCACCCACGAGCTGCCCAAGGTCGGCCCGATGCTCGACCTGCTCGCGAGCGGTGACCAGCTGTTCAACGAGGTGGACCCGGCGACCTTGTGATCACGGGAGGGCGCAGGCGCCCAGTGCCTCCCCGAAGAGTGCTCCCCACGCGTCCTCGATGTGCTCGAGCCCGTGACCGTCGGCGAGGTTGGGGTTCGCGCTGCCCTCGCCGATGGTCTTGTCGCTGCGGGTCGTGAAGCCCTCCGGCCCGCCGTGCCCGAGCCAGTACCCGACGAAGCAGTCCGGGTCGAAGCCGGGCGGGAAGTCGGGGCTGTGCGCGAACTCGACCACCGAGATGCGTACCCAGCGGTCCGAGTGCGTGGCGCTCGCGTCGCCCTGGTCGGAGCGGCTGACGTTGTAGCAGTCATGGGCCGAGGCGGGACCAGCCGCCGCGACGAGCAGTGCCGTTGCGGCGGTCGTGGCGAGGGCGAGGCTGCGCTTCATCATGGTGGCTCCGGTTGTCTCGGGCGGGAGCGTCGGCAGACGCCGGCACCTCGTCAGCCTGCTCGTCGCGTCGTCGCAGCGCACCACCGAAATCGGGCATCTGCCGCCTCGCCCCCCGGGTCCGGCTACCCGACCAGGCGCTCGAGGTTGTCGAGCTCGTTGGTGCGGCCCGCGACGATGCGCGCGGTCCACTCCTCGTCGTGCAGCCGCCCGCACTCCATCACGACCTCGGTCCCGGTGGCGGTGGGCTCGAGGGTGACGACGGTCAGGTGGTCGTACGGCTCGACGCCGGGCACGAAGTCGATCAGCGACACGTACGCCAGTCGGGTCGGCTCGGCGACCTCGGTGAACTCCTTGTGCGACGCCGTCGACACCGGCATCCCGGCCTGCTCCATGAACGCGACCTGCTCGGGTCCGGTCGCGGTCATCGTGTAGTCCAGGGAACCGCCCGGGCGCAGCTCGATCCGGTCGACGGTGGTCTCGAACCCGTCGGGTGCCCACCACGCCGCGATGCCCGCGGCGGTGGTCCACAGCTCCCAGACCCGCTCGGGCGGGACGGGGAGGCTGCGGCGAAGGGTGACGGTGTGCTCGTCCTGCATGGTGGTCTCCTCCTGGATGGTGGTCTCTCACCCCAGGGACGGAGCCGGATCGGGATCCTCGACATCGGCCGCGAGGAATCTTCTGGAGGCGGCCCGCCGTCGTGCGTAGCCTCGATCCATGGGCGAGTCCTCCAGCATGTTCGAGGCGATCTACGCCGGAGCGGAGACCGGCCAGGCCCGGCCGCCCTGGGACCACGGCGCCGCCCGGCCACAGCTCGTGGCGTGGGCCGAGGAGCGGGACCTCGCGGGCGGTGGCCGCGAGGCCCTGGTGGTCGGATGCGGCTACGGCGCCGACGCCGAGTACCTGGCTCAGCGCGGGTACCGCACCACCGCCTTCGACTTCGCGCCGACCGCGATCGCCGCCGCGCGGCGCAAGCATCCAGGGAGCACCGT
This genomic interval from Nocardioides kongjuensis contains the following:
- a CDS encoding acyl-CoA dehydrogenase, whose protein sequence is MSPDLLLARRDLAFLLHEWLDVASLCSRERYAEHSRETFDAVLDLSAELAAEHFAPHNALSDAHEPQFDGETVTIVPEVGAAVRAFAQAGLVSAAMDESVGGGQLPHVVQQACFAWFQAANVSTSGYSMLTMANANLLLAHASPEQVARFVPPMLDGRWFGTMCLSEPQAGSSLADVATRAVRQADGTFRLFGNKMWISGGDHELGENIVHLVLARAEGAPPGVKGLSLFATPKYVVDASGERGERNDVSLAGLNHKMGFRGTVNTVLNFGEGRHLPGGAPGAVGELVGEEGRGLAVMFHMMNEARIGVGAGAVALGYTGYLRALAYARERVQGRPLDGKDPAAPPVPIAEHADVRRMLLASKSYVEGGLALVLKAAHLLDDQHTHPSAEVRERAGALLDVLTPVVKSWPSQWCLAANDLAIQVHGGYGYTREYGVEQLYRDNRLNPIHEGTHGIQALDLLGRKLVQARGTGLQLLLEAVRESVDRARGTGDAVLTSYADRVSATADRFATAVAAAWESGDPRASLVNATTALEAAGHVVVAWTWLDQLVAVGDREGAFYDGKRAAGRYFLTHELPKVGPMLDLLASGDQLFNEVDPATL
- a CDS encoding SRPBCC family protein, with product MQDEHTVTLRRSLPVPPERVWELWTTAAGIAAWWAPDGFETTVDRIELRPGGSLDYTMTATGPEQVAFMEQAGMPVSTASHKEFTEVAEPTRLAYVSLIDFVPGVEPYDHLTVVTLEPTATGTEVVMECGRLHDEEWTARIVAGRTNELDNLERLVG